The DNA sequence AATAACAACGACCGGCTTCAGAACATAAACAGCTCCCTCCACCTCCCAGACAAGACCCTCCAGTTCGTCAGAGATCACCCCCTGCTGGAAGATCCTGTGCTGCCAATAGGAAATGGACCAAAACTTGTCGCCAAAGATGTCAACTACACCCAGATAGTAGTGGACAGGGTGCAGGCACTTGACAACAATGTTTATGATGTTATATTCACAGGAACTGGTAAGGTGCTCCtgagttttcttttcttattgagGTACATGGGGTCCCTGGGCTTTGGTTTTGAGGAGCCAGATATAAAAATGGTGTTAATTGTACATTGTTTATAtctgtaaaaaaatgtgttttttcaacaTTTACTAAGTATTTTGACTGTTTCCCAGATCCGGACTTGGGGATAGTGTTCAGCCTCACCCTAAATTCTGCAGACTGTGTCCATGACACATTTAACACCAATGCTAAGTTTACTATCTCTCATAACAAAAAAGGTTTTGCATGTCCAAACTCACAAAAGGAATGACTGTGAGGGTAGAAATGTgttatttaaaatcatttaaaatttaaaatcataAAACATAATTGAACATTACTTTCTCTAGACAGTGACAGTACAATAGAGTTAAATTCTCTTCAGTGAAATTGTATCAGGGTGTGATacagatataaaaatgtaagtggaaatatttaacattttttatgcttttctttGTAGATAAAGGAATTTTGCACAAATCCATAATTTATGATGGAGAAGTACATATAGTTGAAGAACTAAGGTTACTTCCAAATTCAGAACCCATTAAGACATTGCTTCTGTCATCTCAGGGGGTAAGTAAAACACTGAATTACATGGAAGCTACTAAAATCATAATTcaaaccatttaaaaacacttaagCAATTACTAGAGGAAGTGCTGTTGTTCTATGAGTCCAATTTCGACACAGCCATTGTCAAAATTTAAATGGGGGTCCTTCCTGTTACACCAGAATGCCTTGTATGTATTCAGATCAACCAGTTTATTTTAGGTTTTATTTTAGAATGGCAAGGCATGTAGATatgttcattaaaaatctgCCCTCTTGAATTTATGAATAAAAGTTCTTAAGAAATCTAACATGCCATTTGCTTTATTGTGTGAAAAGTGACAAATTTcaacacagaaagacagaaagtcGGCCCAAAAaaggaactaaaaaaaaatctgatcacGTTCCTTGTTTCatgatttgtcattttttaacttGAAGATCATTTTAAGAGAATCTGATTCACTTGCCTTATACATTAACAATCCTTCATACAAATTGGGGTGTCAGAATTGTTAAGCACTTAATGAGTAGGATTAGACATTGAGGGAAAACAATGTGTATCAAATCTGTTTTGGGGGATGTGGGAGAGTGAGCAATCTTATGAACCATATAATTTGTTGAACTAGGCCAATCAGCTGCTCAGTATCAGTGTCTTTTCTGTGATGAGAGTGGAATTGTAAGTTTCAATATTATGTTTCTCTGCTTTGTGACATCAAGTGAGATCTCATGTGATTAAAAACTTAACAAACCCATGGTGAGTGTGTATATGAAAAGTCTTCCCTTTCGGAGTGATAACTGCTGACACCTTATATTTGCAGACTAGGTTTCTGTATGCTGGCTCTGACTCTGGGGTCGTGCAGTCCCCAATTGCTTTTTGTGAAAAGTACTCATCGTGTGAAGACTGCATCTTAGCCCGTGACCCCTACTGTGCCTGGGACTCTGATGCCAAGATTTGTGTGAATATACTTCTACCTAATGCAAACTCTGAAAGGTAATCCTTTACACCACCAGATAACATGAACATTAAACTAAGCAGGTCCTGGACCAGCCTTTGTTCATTTGTAAACTCAGTAGCTGTTCAAAATCCATATCTTTAGATTttcctaaaaacattttaacagaatGATTTGACCAAAATTCAAATGACACAGTCTTGTGGTTCAACTTTTGATGTTAACAGAAGCCATTCATTCTATCTCAACAGAATTTGTTGTGTTCATCTAAAAAATCATCATCAAACCTGTCCATTCTTCTGTTCATGCAAATAGGAACAGCCTTTCCTGCCACTTATCAGATTATGTATTTTCTTCGCAGGAACTTAATACAAAATCTAAATGGAGATGCGCATAAATGTCCATCAGGTATGTATCTGGAGAAGGAAATCCATGGTCTGAGTCTGAAAGATGCAAAGAAATATAAACAGATTTTGCACAACAATAATACTTAATAGTCATGTCAtttctattaataataaaagaatTTAGCTGCGTTTTGGGTTTCTATGTGATAGACAGTCTGCTGTTCAGACCACAGATCAGAAAATAGAAGCTGGTTATTAACTAGTCCatctatttttgcttttttacagTAAAGTCGCTGTCCCCTGAAGACTATCAGATGATCACTGTGAAGCCTGGAAGTTCAGCTGAGCTGCCTTGCCGGCTGAACTCTAACCTGGCCCACGCGGTCTGGAAACTGAACGGTGCCGTCGTGTCGGTCGAATCCTCCAAGTTTCACCTGATAGCCGAGGCGGGTATGCTCATTTACAGCGTCTCTCAAGAGGACCTGGGGCACTACGAGTGCTGGTCGGAGGAACAAGCAAATGGCAAGAACTTCACCCAGCCCCTGACAGGATACATCTTAAGTTTTGACATTGGTAAGCAGTATGTGACATCAGACCCATTCATGTCCACCACTGCTTCAGCTGTCAAGCCAGCGCCCTCGACAGAAGGTAATATTAACACCGCAGGATCCCCACTAACTTCAACCCTGCAAAGCTCTGCTACTCCCACCTCACCACCCCAACCTGAAACAACACTAACCCCGTGGTTCAGCACGACTGTAAACCCATTGCAGAAGCTTCTTTTCCCCAGTCCAGGCACTCCTAGCATTGAGACTCGGGACCCTTCCACGGAGTACTTGAAGACGGACAACAGTAACGCccttctgtttctctttctgcttttctttatCCTTTTTCTGGCACTGATTGCTTACAACTGCTACATGCAGTACCTGCCACCCCCTTGTCTCAAAGTGCGGGCGGCGCTCTTGGGGAAAAAGAAGAAACCCCAGCCTGAGTACATGTCCTGTGAACCTGGCTTGATGGAGCCCATAGTGGAGAAGGTAGAGCAGACAGGTGTGCACAACCAGAATGGGGGCCAGCAGAAGGGTCTGCGCGACACAGGCTATGAGACAGAGCCAGAATACGCCAACGGCAAGATCTCCAATCCAGATCACACAGACAAAGTTGCTGAAACGCAGGACAAACCTTTCGACGTCATCTGTGAATCTCAACCTATTGAATTTGCTGATGCGGATGCACCTTGCTGATTAGTTTTTTACGTGTCTGttttttgctgtttattttttaatttaaattatgtatCTGCACATACAGGGGGAAAGGAGGAGTCTTATATATGCAGACTTTGTGTTAGAAGCAAGATGGACAGTGTTTATCTCAGTTCAAGTGAACAGGGTTCATGTTTCTAGTAGGAGTGACCCCATTTTTCCTGCAAAAATCCATAACTTTCTCATCAGATTATCGGTATCTAGATTCATACAACCTGCATTATATAAAGCATTTTTCTGAtcagtaattgtttttattccaaATTGGAAACATGGTTTATCAGATTGGTAAGTAACTGAATGTTTTCCAAATTGGAGCATGtcactttttatattttgtaaagtGTTCAATTGGTTTTCGAGTAATTTGTACACTCAAAATTACCTATActtcttgctgtttttgatGTAGGTCGACAGTTCTTTTctcaaatgtttattaaattcTCAGGGATTTTTAACGTTTTTACTTTGTTCAGCTAAATGATATTAACTGCAAAAAGCGGTGGATTCAGCGCATGCAGAAGTTCTTGGGGATCACAAGCACGTTATGTTGAAAGACCAAAATGACCAGCTTAATTTGTGATACAGGAGAAAGGAAGTTGTCTGACACAAAGAAAAACGGGTAGCTTCAACAATTCTGAGCCATGTCCTTGTGAATAGATTCTTTTCCTGTGAATAGAAAGTCTGGAAACTTTAATCGAAGCTGGAAAAGGACTAATGCAAGACTTTTGAGACCACTGATGTTGGATGCTTTGAAGTTGAGGGAATATGCCTGTACAGCCATCCTGCATGTTACTGCAGAGGGTTACGGTGACTTTAAACCTGTGTACAAGGAAATGCCAAGACTGTGTTTTAGATCACAGGTGCTTATTTGGAGTGAAACACTGGAAAGCAAGCTGCTGTTATAGTAACCACAAAACCAGACGTGCAAATCAAGTCTTCCAGGACTTGTAGCATTGTCCACTCAGcttgattttaaatgttcatattgtactgattttaatgtttatttgatGTAAAGTTTTCTTGATGTATAAAACTAACTTTAAAGAAGTATATTTCATTTGCTTTGAATTTTTGGCTattttaccttgttttttttctatacgGATATGTATGAGAAGAATactaaagaattttaaaatcagTAATGTAGTGCATAGCATCATGCTTTGGTATGCAAGCCAAGCGTATGGCTTGTTCTTAAATGTGGAATTCTTAGGTTGACTTTCAATGAAATGATACTTATGAATTTCAAAATGTGGAAGTTATAAAGAGAAGTATTTAATGTTAAAAGATGTATACAGTTGTTTAagtatctttattttaaaaattcttattcttttgtattttgattttttttccctaaaaacATTTGTTGCAGATGCTGCATTGCTCTCAGAAAATACCAATTTTGTTGTAGTTGTCAAGTTTTATAAACAGCATTGGTATATCCATAGGTCCTTTATAAAAACACGCCAACCATTTTAAAGGAGGGATCGTTAGTATAACAGTCTCACCATCTTCAAAGTCGGTTATCATTTTCTGGCTGTTCATGCGCCCGTTCCAGCTCTCTCCTGATCCCTGTCTATAGAGCACTCTCTTTATGTATTTTTCTCCATACTCTTCCTTTCCCACAGCCTCTCCTtcacctctctctcctgtggaTTCCTTCTCGTTGTCTTCTGTGGAACACACTCCCTCTGTTTCTTCCTCCACATCCCCTCCTGATCTTCAGGGCAGTGCCGAGAGCTCAGTAGTGCACCTTTTACCTCCTCTATTGAGCGATCAGGCACAGAGTGTCCATGCCCATGAGTTGTTTCTTCTATTCTGCCAAGCTGTGGGTGAGTGAATACATGCATAGCTGTGGTCCACCTTGGTTTCCTACTAGttgctttctgttttgtttccttcTACCCTCCTGCATGACCTTGGACACCTTTTGAAAACCCTGCCCGTTTGTTTTCCTGAACTTCAAAACCACAACCTGAAACTCCCTTAACTTGAACATAAGAAGATTTTTATGTTTCGTACCCGACCAGTTTCGAAGAGACACTGGTCTTTACATCTCGGCTCACCACAGTGAGTCTTGCAACACCGGGAGAGAATGAGGATGGGCAGATCTGGCTGACCATCACAAGTCATTCAATGTTTGACATGCTGTGAGCTCTGAAATACCTTACAGGAGGGTGTGCATTGTTTGCAGAAGTTGTGCATCACTCAGTGCAAGCCTTGCATGTCCAAGGAATGTTCTTGCCCAGCGCTTAAATCCTGGCCAACtaatcccaaccccgccacttgTGTGTTGCAAGACATGGGCGGCTGCTTGCAGAATTCTGGTCATGTCAGGCTACACCTTTGCTATTTGAGCCACACAGGAGACCCGTATGGTAAAGGTTTTTCTGAAACACCACTATGACACTTGAGATGAAAAGGCACAGTATACAAGTGGCTATTTCACAAATCCTGTATATGAAGAAGATTTTATTATGTAAAATTCTAAAACCTAGACAACAAACTGTAGATCTTTGCTGTAAGCATATGTAAGCCAAAGCTTTAGAGCTTGTAAAAATATTAGCAAAGCAACTACCACTACTGAGGTGAAAGAAGACAGTGCTTTTTGTGTGGTACAAAACTGGAAAACATTggcttattgtttttttttatttaattattagatAGTTCAAGAATATAGTGTGAATATGTGTATATATGCATTTGAAGATGTACATGAAACGTGATATTAAAAGAGGAGTAATCCACTAGTGGACTTAGTAGGGACTAAAATAAATTTTGGATCTCAGCTGTGtggatgttatttttttaatggcagCATTCTTTTAGCAGAACATTTTTAATCATAGTATCAGAGGAACAATGCCTATGTTGATTTGTTTCATAACAATCAAACTGCAGTGTTTTATTTGGTGGATTTGTCATTTCATTATCGGCTAAAAGTATACACTCACTTCTTGTGCCCAAAAAAGATTACTGGCACCACTAATCACTTACACAATGAGCACATATCGGAACACGCCTCACCAAAAGAAGAGCATGACCAAAAccaaagttatttttattttgaagaggTTGCAAAAGCTGAAAAGCAAATTAGAAAAATGTCTTCCAAAGAAGACAAGGCTTTCAACCATGAGACTACAGATCTCCTCCTTCCCATGGTTTTCAAGTCAGTTACATTAAGAAAGATTACATGAAAACTTAAGTAGCTTGGCTGTTTACTAATAGGAAGAATCATTCATGGCACAGATCAGTTCGTCCAGACCTCAAGATTAATTGGATCTGTTGGCTGTTTTTCTTCCCATATCTAATGACAGAGGCACAGAGAATTTAGGCTAAACAGCTGGTCTGTGGAAGTTATACAATTAAACTGACACCCAGACCTCCattgaaaatataataatgttattattattgcttacacttatatagtgcttttctggacaatccactcaaagcgctttgcaggtaatggggactcccctccaccaccaccaatgtgcagcatccacctggatgaaaaTATGAAGACAGGAGTGCAGTAGGAACCAGGGTGAGAACTCAAAGCCTATTGAAAAGGTTCAGCAGGCTTTGTCAAATAGACATCGACtggttgtaattaaaaaaacataggtCTTTCACCATTTAAAATCTTTGTGCCACCTTCTGTCTTCCCTTTCTCTCCACCGTGAGAGAATACCAATCCAAACTTTCTGAGATTTGGAATAggagattaaaaagaaaaaaaggttagCTTCACCGTAAACATTTTGGTAAAATCATGCAAGTGACTGTTTTCTATATTATTAAATTGGTTTTAATTTGCCATTTTGATTTAAAGCGAGgtgagcattaaaaaaaacctttaggtTACATTTATGTCttactgcatttttcttttaagtggATGAATGTGTGATCATCTTTTAGAAAAGGTCTGCAAAATTCTAGCAGTAGTAAAATGATTAGCTATTCTAAGTTTTAGTTCACCTTACACCAAGATTGTACTCGCTGGCTACCATCTACATTTGTATTCACTCACATTAACATCATTACTGCAGTCCTTAGCCACTCACCTACACAAGTGACAGCCTAAAGCACGAGCATTAGTATGAAATGATGAAAGACATTTTTGGAAGCAATGAATGACTCCTACataagttttgtatttacaaCTGACCACTATGTTTACATCTTCTggaaaagtattatttttaagtattttatagAGAAAATTTGAAACCTTCTCCAAATTCTGGAAATGTATctttatacatattgtatatatttatattgttgaTACTAGAGATAATAGTACTTAAATGGATTGTTTTACACTGCTGTTCTTTTATGATGAGCTGCATCAGAAAATGAGCAATGTTTTATTTACCATGTGGGACAAATATTCAAGCAAAATATGTAATAATTGTTAGCATTAAAGTCAGTGTTAGTGAAGCACAAGtccagagattaatacagatttTCTAGCCCAGGCTGAAAGCACAAGGTCATCACACACATGGCCTGAAGGgttgttatttaacattttaaccaTACGAGCAAAACCTGATACCAAGTCTATATATAATGTAGAATTAGTCATAGATATTCAAAAACATTCTCTGTATCCAGCTGAGGAGCAGCAGgagaaatgtgtttaattatatgtaaaaTGTGGATGAGACGGCAAACATGGGATAAAGGGCACCCAATAATAAAGCTTGTATGATCATGAAGTTCAGCAGGGCATCTTAGCACACACCTTGGCAGCGGAGCCAATCGGAGAGAATGGATAAAAGTTCACATGAAGTGAGGGATCGTTTTGTCTATCATTAATGGATATTATTGAAATATTGAGTAGCATTACAATTCTTCCAGAATGAATCCATGTGAATGGCACATAAGTGTATATATATCCGTTCATGGAGAAGGGCTCTTAATTGGTGCAAAAATGCCTAAGTTGAGGAGGAATGCCATAAATGCTGGGTAAGTTCTGCTCTGTCATGTTCTGCATTGCTTCTGTTAGCCTACACAGGGATATCTCCAGTCCAGCCATCTCTACAAGAGAATGTGGTCTCTTTACAGaccaaggggaaaaaaagggtgACACCAATACAGAGCAAAGGcacaaaaatggtaaaataccCCCTCCATGAAGACTTCTACCCCACTCTCATGATAATTCAGGGACAGAGACACTAATATGCAGTAAAGTGGTCTACATTTGAGCATGCATGTACATACATTCAGCTCTGGTAGCTGGAGGTGAGTAGAGGTAGGAAAAAAAGGCTTTACCAGTATGGACCAACTTCATTTTCATAAAGTGCATCATACTTGATAATGTTAGCAATGTCATGATCTTGATGTATCCTATTGTTTcatgttgtttttctgtgttctttCAACTATAAGACTTGTATATATAGTGTTGgtgtttggggttttttttcacTTACTATTTAGGTCCTCAGTAATTTCTGACTTTTTCTGACCTACATAAGAGCAGCAgattgaaaatggatgaataacTTCTGGCTGTTGAAGTGTAGAATGTTCTGGATGGCAGCACCTCGAATGTACTGCAAGTctgaaataacattaaaaaacaggaCTGAATATGATGCTCTTTTGAAAGAACAAGTACTTTTTGTCTCTTAGGTCCAAGTGATCTGCAAATTCAATGGGAGGTGAATGGACGAAATATAGAAAACTTTGTCACAGAGCACAAGCACACTGTAATGAATGGAAGGCTGTTTGTAAGCAGCTGGGTGAGAGAAGATATAGTATCTGACTCCCACTACCAGTGTGCAGCCAAGTCTGCAGCAGGGAATAAAACATCCCAAGTCTCCATCAGACTGATCAGGAAAGGTAGGCCAATGAGTTTTATCGTGTTTATGTCTATGgtgttaaaatatttgatatttaaaaaaaaactataattgCTGAGAACAGAAATGTGGAAATCAAAATAAGTCTGAACATTGTCTGAaagtacaacatttttttctgtgttaatGCACTTTCTCATTTTTATCAGATTTGGAGGTTGGAGGggattttatatattatttctaaatACATGTTTTAATCATTTATGATGTAATTATTATGTACTGCCTTTAATTCTTCTTATCTCACCCTCAGATGTAGCTGCAGATCACAGTTTTTCAAGAGACTTGAGTCAATGGAGGAGCGCTTTAAATGGCCACGAGAAACTTCTGCAGGACTGGAAGAAAGCTTGggtatattattataattgaacatttgtttaaatattttaattgcagttGTAATCCAtttaattccttttttgttCAAGCAAACTTctccaaaaataaaagcttacagTAGTAGTGGTTTTTCAGTGGCTGCACAAATTAAAATTCAGGTAATAATCTGTTAATGTTActatttaagtactttattgATTAATGTGAAGAATAATTTTAAGGCATTTTTTTGACATATCCTCTGTCTCAACATATTTCAGCACTGTGCGTTTTGCTGAAAGACATTACCTCATTAGGTCCGTTGCTGTAGATTTTGATAGGTGAAATGAAAAGCAGCCACCAGACAGTAAAAAGAATGAGAAAATCAAATGTATCAAGGAGTCCAAACTGAATATCACACAGGAACTGGCAATTACATTCAGATCTGGCTGCAAAGTTAACTATTAACCAAGACTAGCTAATTATTAAGAAACATACTTGCCTCTAGTCTATAATTTCACCAGTTTTCAAGGATAGTGGAAATAAGGTGCTGACTACCCTTGGGACACATACTACTTTAAaagccaaaaacattttttgatctGTCTTTACCTCCCCCTTCTCTTTCCCAATGCTTTTACTACTGATAGGATGGTCAGATGGCTGCATGTTTACTGGCACAAATCTGAGACAGGCCAAAAATTAGCCCTATGTACAACACGTGTTGTCTTTTATGTTACTGGGCAAATGAAAAGTACGGTTATGTTCTCTGTTCTGGATATTCTGGgtttaaattagatttttcaAGGTGCTGACCAGACTTTCATTTGCTCTCTAACGTTCTATACACCTGAAGACTCATTCAGCTGCACTCTTAAAAATCATTACCACACTTTAACTCAACTATCTTCTGTATGATACTCCAAACAACTCTTACTAGTTTTTCCTTTGGTGTTCCTGTATTCACACCTCCTGTATTTTTTGTGTGGGCACAATGACTAAATTATATAATTCAATTTCAGcttgtttttcaattaaaatgccCAACATTATCTGTAACTATTGAAACCTAtacaaaatatagaaaaatatcATTGTGGTACCTACTTATTGTTGGAACAGAATTACAtcaaaatacattgttttaaacttataaaatataaaatatatactataaAGGTTTGTGTAATGGCTCCATATAAATAAGTAGACATAAAGcagtgaaaatggaaaaaatgccaGAGCTCTGGGTTATTACTCATCTGCTGTATACAGACGTACTGTATACTTCAtatatgaaattaaaaactgCTTCCTTAATCTTTACTATTTGAGGGAAATAGTACAGGATTtgacctaattttttttttcaataaaacacTTAGGTCATGTAGGTAAATGCTGTCTGGAAAAAAGTAAATTACCTCACAGCCTAATAGACTGATCTGTTGCTGCTATATGAACCTAAGCAAAATGTATTAAGCATTAAGCAAAATCACACAGCGTTCTCAAATCCACCAGAAAAAGGAAAATCTTTAGATGTCACGAGAGACGACGAGTGCACCTGACCACACACTGTTTGTCCTACAGAACAAAACTGTCACTGCAAGCAAATGAGCATTTTGTACAACACAGGTTTTCCTGACTTTGCACATTAATCAAACAACTTCCAAAAGAATCAAAGCAGGATTGTTTTTTATTCTCAGTTTTCAAGTACATACTCCGTCTGGTATAGTCCATGAACATGTGTTCCAACAGTCACGTCAAGCACAGTCAACTTCAGCCAGTCACTGCACTGATTTCAGGAGACATTATTTAGCTGAAATAATATTGGAATAGAAAGTAAAATCCCAACAAAACACACCtttcaaatgaaataataatttgttCACATTTTAAAGCTTCGTTCACCAACTAGATTTCATGATTAACATAATGTTTTAGCGCCATTGACTCCAAAATGTACTGTTTGTCTGTATGTCCGTCTCCTCGGACACATTCattattttcctctttttgttcttctcctTCAGGAAATCTGTGAGCAAGAAGATATTCTCTAGGATTTCCAAACAAAACATAATCATGGAAATGAAAACTGATTAATTTACCAGCCAAGATGAAATTGCAAAAACTAGGACTGGTGAACACTTAGATGATGGGAAGCCCCTTCTCGGTCCATAAAATGGCAGTGGCAGTGATGTTAAATTAATCACACTTTGTGTATGATAGCTTCATCTATGGAACTTCTAAGGCTTCTACAAATGTTCTCCCTGCCGAAAAGTGTGAGAAATGAGCATTCTATAGTCTCGGGTGACAGTGCAGCATCTATAAAGTCACACAGGAATTGTGCATATgattccataaaggccagagaTGGAATGCAAAAAGTGGTCTGAACATAATGTTGTTGATGAACTACACTGTTCAACActattttgtatatttgtacTTGAAAAATATGATGTTGAAACTTTGCACTAGAGAAAAAAGccataatttcatttttacccTAATGTTAACTTCTAAAAGTTGTAAAATCCTTATTGTATGTGTACTAATATCATTGTTTCTTATAAGACTTATTTCTACAAGGTGGTCGACCAATATTATTAACACCCTGTACATTTACTGCTTGTATTGATAATTCCTGTGCTTTGTTCTCCATACCTACTGCCTTGAAAAGAGGTGTTCTTTAGTTTCCTAAATTATCCACTGATTCTGATTACCCATGCTCCTCTTCTCCATGCACGTCTTTTCCAACTAAAGACTTTTGTGGACTTGAAAACATCTCCTGTACTCTGCAGTTGCTTAATAAGTAAAGGTACTTGCTTGGAATGTGGGTTTAGACCCATGCTGCAGACATCCCTTGTTTAAGCCTAGGTCACATAACTAGGCATATGTGACCAAAACTCACATTCAcatgcattacacattatacaGTGTTGATGCATAACTGGTAGAAAGACAAAGGAATTAAGTTTGTCAGACAAAGTCTGCTCAGCTATTAGCTATTGAGATGGATATCAGATGCTATCAGTGATGCTTATACAAGATGCGCTGCTCTTCCATCAGTGCTAACTCTCCAGTCAGGCACTGTGGAGCCTGCAACATGACATATGATGTTTGCAGTGAACAAGATCCAAGTGTACACTGGACCAGCACTCTTTTCAATGTGATCTAGATGTTTTTACCA is a window from the Lepisosteus oculatus isolate fLepOcu1 chromosome 3, fLepOcu1.hap2, whole genome shotgun sequence genome containing:
- the sema4d gene encoding semaphorin-4D isoform X4; this translates as MTVKGNLTVSRIPESNMALSILGMFLGLLLEVSTEGPTGIPRTSWKHHDVSLIEFTDPGIFNYSTLLLSEDKQALYVGAREAIFELNMGNISIKHNQVIWKVPESDMEKCILKGKSKETDCLNYIRVLQVVSDDSLYVCGTHAFQPSCDYLSLHDFQLEKKFEDGRGKCSFDPAQSFTTVMVDGELYSGTAYNFLGSEPIIYRYSQMQSLLRTEYSTSWLNEPSFVFADVIRESKNSPDGDDDKIYFFFTEVSVEYEFFGKLLIPRIARVCKGDLGGQRTLQKKWTSFLKAKLVCSMSELNFVFNVVHDVFILKTPDSKEPIIYGVFTSQWGNVGLSAVCAYNMSSVGEVFSKGKYMQKATVEQSHTKWVRFNGVPPSPRPGACINNNDRLQNINSSLHLPDKTLQFVRDHPLLEDPVLPIGNGPKLVAKDVNYTQIVVDRVQALDNNVYDVIFTGTDKGILHKSIIYDGEVHIVEELRLLPNSEPIKTLLLSSQGTRFLYAGSDSGVVQSPIAFCEKYSSCEDCILARDPYCAWDSDAKICVNILLPNANSERNLIQNLNGDAHKCPSVKSLSPEDYQMITVKPGSSAELPCRLNSNLAHAVWKLNGAVVSVESSKFHLIAEAGMLIYSVSQEDLGHYECWSEEQANGKNFTQPLTGYILSFDIASPSPLSPVDSFSLSSVEHTPSVSSSTSPPDLQGSAESSVVHLLPPLLSDQAQSVHAHELFLLFCQAVGPSDLQIQWEVNGRNIENFVTEHKHTVMNGRLFVSSWVREDIVSDSHYQCAAKSAAGNKTSQVSIRLIRKDVAADHSFSRDLSQWRSALNGHEKLLQDWKKAWEICEQEDIL